The proteins below are encoded in one region of Ornithinimicrobium avium:
- a CDS encoding NCS2 family permease, producing MSVTAPSRSDSALDRYFKISQRGSTLGREIRGGLATFFTMAYIVVLNPLIIGTVPDGTGELLAGGDLGVIAACTALVAGVMTILMGAVANYPLALATGLGLNAFVAYGVASLDGMTWADAMGLVVLEGLIILVLVLTGFREAVFRAIPAQLKTAISVGIGLFITLVGLVDAGIVRKPAGGPVPVELGVGGFLAGWPMLVFVVGLFLIAALLTLRVQGAILYGIITATVLAVIVEAFAKVGPQTPDGANPTGWGLNAPSLPDSIVRVPDFGLLGHFDLLGSFTSIGVTAVVLLVFTLMLADFFDTMGTMVAVGAEAGLLDEDGNPPNTRAILVVDSIAAAAGGAAGISSNTSYIESTAGVGEGARTGLASVVTGVLFLLATFFTPLVEVVPHEAATPALVIVGFLMMQQVTGIDWDDLEIAIPAFLTIVVMPFTYSITAGIGVGFVGYVLLKVVRGRAGAVHPLMWIVAVLFLAYFGIDPIRTWLGV from the coding sequence ATGTCAGTCACCGCCCCCTCCCGCAGCGACTCTGCGCTCGACCGCTACTTCAAGATCTCGCAGCGTGGCTCGACGCTCGGCCGCGAGATCCGCGGTGGTCTGGCCACGTTCTTCACGATGGCCTACATCGTCGTCCTCAACCCGCTCATCATCGGGACCGTCCCGGACGGCACCGGCGAGCTGCTCGCCGGCGGCGACCTCGGCGTCATCGCCGCCTGCACGGCGCTCGTCGCCGGCGTGATGACGATCCTGATGGGCGCGGTGGCCAACTACCCGCTCGCCCTGGCCACCGGCCTGGGACTGAACGCCTTCGTCGCCTACGGGGTGGCCAGCCTCGACGGCATGACCTGGGCCGACGCCATGGGACTGGTCGTCCTCGAGGGCCTCATCATCCTCGTGCTGGTGCTCACCGGCTTCCGGGAGGCGGTCTTCAGGGCCATCCCCGCCCAGCTGAAGACGGCGATCAGCGTGGGCATCGGCCTGTTCATCACCCTCGTCGGCCTCGTCGACGCGGGCATCGTGCGCAAGCCGGCCGGCGGTCCGGTCCCGGTCGAGCTCGGCGTCGGCGGCTTCCTCGCCGGCTGGCCGATGCTGGTCTTCGTCGTCGGGCTGTTCCTGATCGCCGCCCTGCTCACCCTGCGCGTCCAGGGCGCGATCCTCTACGGGATCATCACCGCCACCGTGCTGGCAGTGATCGTGGAGGCGTTCGCCAAGGTCGGCCCGCAGACGCCCGACGGCGCCAACCCGACCGGCTGGGGCCTGAACGCCCCCTCGCTGCCCGACTCGATCGTGCGCGTGCCCGACTTCGGCCTGCTCGGCCACTTCGACCTGCTGGGCTCGTTCACCTCGATCGGGGTCACCGCCGTCGTCCTGCTCGTCTTCACCCTCATGCTCGCCGACTTCTTCGACACGATGGGCACGATGGTCGCGGTGGGTGCCGAGGCCGGTCTGCTCGACGAGGACGGCAACCCGCCCAACACCCGCGCGATCCTCGTCGTCGACTCCATCGCCGCCGCGGCCGGCGGTGCCGCGGGCATCAGCAGCAACACCTCCTACATCGAGTCCACCGCGGGCGTCGGGGAGGGCGCGCGCACCGGACTGGCCTCGGTGGTCACCGGCGTGCTCTTCCTGCTGGCGACCTTCTTCACCCCGCTGGTCGAGGTGGTCCCGCACGAGGCGGCCACCCCCGCGCTCGTGATCGTCGGCTTCCTGATGATGCAGCAGGTCACCGGCATCGACTGGGACGACCTGGAGATCGCCATCCCGGCGTTCCTCACGATCGTCGTCATGCCGTTCACGTACTCGATCACCGCCGGCATCGGCGTCGGCTTCGTCGGCTACGTCCTGCTCAAGGTGGTGCGCGGCAGGGCCGGGGCCGTCCACCCGCTGATGTGGATCGTCGCGGTGCTCTTCCTCGCCTACTTCGGCATCGACCCGATCCGCACCTGGCTCGGCGTCTGA
- a CDS encoding DUF3027 domain-containing protein, with product MAAPKPDNVLTSAVEVARAAAAEIAEPGTVGDHLGVVMEDDRVATHSFACTAGAYPGWRWAVTLSRVPRARTATVSEVHLLPGEGALLSPDWVPYAERLAPGDIGADDRTPYVEEDPFLEPGAEATGEEDVDQVALWELGLGRPRVLSAEGREAAATRWFDGEHGPASETARKAPAPCSTCGFFIPMAGALRSVFGVCANPWSPADGSVVALGFGCGAHSEIDVERRPPERVDPPVLDDQAEIEFMER from the coding sequence ATGGCCGCGCCCAAGCCCGACAACGTCCTGACCTCCGCCGTGGAGGTGGCCCGCGCGGCCGCTGCGGAGATCGCCGAGCCCGGCACCGTCGGCGACCACCTCGGGGTGGTCATGGAGGACGACCGCGTCGCCACCCACAGCTTCGCCTGCACCGCCGGCGCCTACCCGGGCTGGCGCTGGGCAGTCACGCTCTCCCGCGTCCCCCGCGCCCGCACCGCGACGGTCAGCGAGGTGCACCTGCTCCCCGGCGAGGGCGCGCTGCTCTCCCCGGACTGGGTGCCCTACGCCGAGCGGCTCGCGCCCGGCGACATCGGCGCCGACGACCGCACCCCCTACGTCGAGGAGGACCCCTTCCTCGAGCCGGGCGCCGAGGCCACCGGGGAGGAGGACGTCGACCAGGTCGCCCTCTGGGAGCTGGGCCTCGGACGCCCGCGCGTGCTCTCCGCCGAGGGCCGCGAGGCCGCCGCGACCCGCTGGTTCGACGGCGAGCACGGACCGGCCAGCGAGACCGCACGCAAGGCTCCCGCGCCCTGCTCGACCTGCGGCTTCTTCATCCCGATGGCCGGCGCGCTGCGCTCGGTCTTCGGGGTGTGCGCCAACCCCTGGTCGCCTGCCGACGGCTCGGTCGTCGCCCTGGGCTTCGGCTGCGGGGCGCACAGCGAGATCGACGTCGAGCGCCGTCCCCCGGAGCGGGTGGACCCCCCGGTCCTGGACGACCAGGCCGAGATCGAGTTCATGGAGCGCTGA
- a CDS encoding VOC family protein has translation MALKWYTVVVDSKAPQAQARWWAEVLGWVSVYDTPDEAVIVPKQALDEHEAGPAATLEDWMRRGQGLVFVPVPEDKTVKNRLHIDLAPHTSQDRDAEIQRLLGMGASRVDVGQDESEVTWTVLADPEGNEFCVLSSRDR, from the coding sequence ATGGCACTCAAGTGGTACACGGTCGTCGTCGACTCCAAGGCCCCCCAGGCGCAGGCGCGCTGGTGGGCGGAGGTGCTCGGCTGGGTCAGCGTCTACGACACGCCCGACGAGGCGGTCATCGTCCCGAAGCAGGCCCTCGACGAGCACGAGGCCGGCCCGGCCGCCACGCTCGAGGACTGGATGCGCCGCGGGCAGGGCCTGGTCTTCGTCCCTGTCCCCGAGGACAAGACCGTCAAGAACCGCCTGCACATCGACCTCGCGCCGCACACCTCCCAGGACCGCGACGCCGAGATCCAGCGGCTGCTGGGCATGGGCGCCTCGCGGGTCGACGTGGGTCAGGACGAGTCCGAGGTCACCTGGACGGTGCTCGCCGACCCCGAGGGGAACGAGTTCTGCGTGCTGTCCAGCCGCGACCGCTGA
- a CDS encoding ATP-binding protein has protein sequence MAEPNPYAPGDIPRFLAGRDNELARIEVVLDRVADGGPAGAPLAFVAPRGLGKTSLLRSAEDLALPKGYAVAWLPCVKGQPVLADLVSAVERGLDQVDITPGTALPRWESLRLEVGGHGLRASSEWVRRKEDETSPGRVLATQDLLRSASRTVRGRGGAGLLLCLDELHAPALGETGVLLNALQALAHERDLNPLVVLGAGLPSTPGHLTSAATFAERWEYAELPALDAGASARALVEPAADAEVRWSAAGLGLAESYANGYPYLLQLVGAAAWDVAQPSRGEEIRAPHTEEGWQVAQARLRTLFQGRWDAATAGEQAFLTAMAAAGVPSVPRATVAAALGVPTSSISQTRASLINKGIIARAGHGQLEFTLPGFAEHVREVTGEGG, from the coding sequence GTGGCCGAGCCCAACCCCTACGCACCGGGCGACATCCCGCGCTTCCTCGCCGGCCGCGACAACGAGCTCGCCCGCATCGAGGTGGTCCTCGACCGCGTCGCCGACGGTGGGCCGGCAGGGGCACCGCTCGCCTTCGTCGCCCCGCGCGGGCTGGGCAAGACCTCGCTCCTGCGCTCCGCCGAGGATCTCGCGCTGCCCAAGGGGTATGCCGTCGCGTGGCTACCGTGCGTCAAGGGCCAGCCCGTCCTCGCCGACCTCGTCTCCGCGGTGGAGCGCGGGCTCGACCAGGTCGACATCACCCCCGGCACGGCCCTGCCCCGCTGGGAGTCGCTGCGCCTGGAGGTCGGAGGGCACGGGCTGAGGGCGAGCAGCGAGTGGGTCCGGCGCAAGGAGGACGAGACCTCGCCGGGCAGGGTGCTGGCCACCCAGGACCTGCTGCGTTCGGCGTCGCGGACCGTGCGCGGGCGTGGCGGGGCGGGGCTGCTCCTGTGCCTCGACGAGCTGCACGCGCCCGCCCTGGGTGAGACCGGCGTCCTGCTCAACGCCCTGCAGGCGCTCGCCCACGAGCGCGACCTCAACCCGCTCGTGGTCCTCGGCGCCGGCCTGCCGTCCACGCCCGGACACCTCACCTCGGCGGCCACCTTCGCCGAGCGGTGGGAGTATGCCGAGCTGCCGGCGCTCGACGCCGGTGCCTCCGCGCGGGCCCTGGTGGAGCCGGCCGCGGACGCCGAGGTCCGCTGGTCGGCCGCGGGCCTGGGCCTGGCCGAGAGCTACGCCAACGGATACCCCTACCTGCTCCAGCTCGTGGGGGCCGCGGCCTGGGACGTCGCGCAGCCGTCCCGTGGGGAGGAGATCAGGGCACCGCATACCGAGGAGGGGTGGCAGGTCGCGCAGGCGAGGCTGCGGACCCTCTTCCAGGGCCGGTGGGACGCGGCGACGGCCGGGGAGCAGGCGTTCCTCACGGCGATGGCGGCGGCGGGCGTCCCGTCGGTGCCGCGCGCGACCGTGGCCGCGGCGCTCGGCGTGCCGACCAGCTCGATCAGCCAGACCCGCGCCAGCCTGATCAACAAGGGCATCATCGCCCGCGCCGGCCACGGGCAGCTGGAGTTCACGCTGCCGGGGTTCGCCGAGCACGTGCGGGAGGTGACCGGCGAGGGCGGCTGA
- a CDS encoding MarR family winged helix-turn-helix transcriptional regulator, whose translation MTSAPRPPAGAPSAHVADLSEVDLLMRLARRWRSVGTAGTGHGLSPHQERGLLALARLARRTQQDGSAEHSRHGERLPSPGVRISHLADHLGIAPRSATEVADALESARLLTRSPDPTDRRAVLLRLTDEGWRAVAAARDRRRAAADEAVAALAPADRAELRRLLETLLQT comes from the coding sequence ATGACGTCCGCGCCCCGCCCTCCGGCCGGCGCCCCCTCGGCCCACGTCGCAGACCTGTCCGAGGTGGACCTGCTCATGCGTCTGGCCCGCCGCTGGAGGTCGGTCGGGACGGCCGGGACCGGCCACGGGCTGTCGCCGCACCAGGAACGCGGCCTGCTGGCTCTCGCCCGGCTCGCGCGCCGCACGCAGCAGGACGGCTCCGCCGAGCACTCCCGGCACGGGGAGCGCCTCCCCAGCCCCGGCGTCCGCATCTCGCACCTGGCCGACCATCTGGGCATCGCTCCCCGCTCGGCGACCGAGGTCGCCGACGCCCTCGAGTCGGCCCGGCTGCTGACCCGCTCCCCAGACCCGACCGACCGTCGCGCCGTGCTCCTCAGGCTCACCGACGAGGGGTGGCGCGCCGTCGCAGCAGCACGGGACCGGCGTCGGGCGGCCGCCGACGAGGCAGTGGCGGCCCTCGCCCCCGCCGACCGGGCCGAGCTGCGCCGCCTGCTGGAGACGCTCCTGCAGACCTGA
- a CDS encoding o-succinylbenzoate synthase, with protein sequence MRPHLSDLLAAAHVVTLPMRLRFRGVTEREAVLIQGPRGWAEWAPFPEYDDRDAARWLAAAVELGWGEVPPPVRAEVGVNATVPALAAARVESVLARYDLAADPARRTAKVKVAEKGQVLADDVARVTEVRRVLGPLARIRVDANGAWSVDEAVEALTALAPLHLEYAEQPCTAVEELAELRVRLARAGVDVPVAADESIRRAEDPLRVAREHAADLVVVKVAPLGGVARALEIVDACGLPAVVSSALDTSVGLAAGVRLAAALPQLDHDCGLGTAALLAADVVPDPLLPLAGTLTTDRADAARQAVDPGRLTAYRSSAEREAWWRQRLTRAHALL encoded by the coding sequence CTGCGCCCCCACCTGTCCGACCTGCTCGCCGCCGCCCACGTCGTCACCCTGCCGATGCGGCTGCGCTTCCGCGGGGTGACCGAGCGGGAGGCGGTCCTCATCCAGGGCCCGCGCGGGTGGGCGGAGTGGGCGCCGTTCCCTGAGTATGACGATCGCGACGCCGCGCGCTGGCTCGCCGCCGCGGTGGAGCTCGGGTGGGGGGAGGTCCCGCCGCCGGTGCGCGCCGAGGTCGGGGTGAACGCCACCGTCCCCGCGCTCGCGGCCGCCCGGGTGGAGAGCGTGCTGGCCCGCTACGACCTCGCTGCGGACCCCGCCCGCCGCACCGCCAAGGTCAAGGTCGCCGAGAAGGGCCAGGTGCTGGCCGACGACGTCGCCCGCGTCACCGAGGTCCGCCGCGTCCTGGGGCCGCTGGCTCGCATCCGCGTGGACGCCAACGGCGCCTGGTCGGTCGACGAGGCCGTCGAGGCGCTGACCGCGCTCGCCCCGCTCCACCTCGAGTACGCCGAGCAGCCCTGCACGGCCGTCGAGGAGCTCGCCGAGCTCCGGGTCCGCCTCGCCCGGGCCGGTGTCGACGTCCCCGTCGCCGCCGACGAGTCGATCCGCCGGGCCGAGGACCCGCTCCGCGTCGCCCGCGAGCACGCCGCCGACCTCGTCGTGGTCAAGGTCGCCCCGCTCGGCGGCGTCGCGCGCGCCCTGGAGATCGTCGATGCCTGCGGGCTGCCGGCCGTCGTGTCCTCTGCCCTGGACACCTCGGTCGGGCTCGCCGCCGGTGTCCGCCTGGCCGCCGCGCTCCCGCAGCTCGACCACGACTGCGGCCTGGGGACCGCCGCCCTCCTCGCCGCCGACGTCGTGCCGGACCCCCTCCTCCCGCTGGCCGGCACGCTGACGACGGACCGGGCCGACGCCGCCCGGCAGGCGGTGGACCCCGGCCGCCTCACGGCATACCGGAGCAGCGCGGAGCGCGAGGCGTGGTGGCGCCAGCGCCTCACCCGCGCGCACGCGCTCCTGTGA
- a CDS encoding ABC transporter ATP-binding protein, protein MDDFSTPTPGHGGRGRGSAGARRDPRDTAQLAAHPVSGSRVLALFASHRWTITAVLALIITSSALGLVSPFLVREIVDVAIPQQDVRLLLILVGAMVGAAVVGAVLGVLQTWLSTAMGQRIMHELRTALFTHLQRQPLSFFTRTRSGEVQSRLTHDVSGLQGVVTSTATSLAGNVATVIGTLVAMVAMSPTLALLSLVVIPPAVIVTRSVARLRRDATDKRQKALAGLHGQVEESLSVSGARLSKTLGAGEQLADRFHGSSEGLLDLEVAAQIAGRWRQATMGIVFAVVPAALYLVAGLPVTGAGISIGTLMAFTALQAGIFRPVMGLLSVGVSVTASMALFSRIFEYLDLPVEVAEPDPATARHLDPAAARGELRLEGVSYRHPGGDSDALSGVDLTVPAGATVALVGHTGSGKSTLASLLTRLDDPTRGRVTLDGIDLRDLPAPERAAVVGVVSQETYLLHATIRENLRFANPDATEAQIEQAARDAQIHELIASLPDGYDTVVGARGHRFSGGEQQRLALARTLLRDPLVLVLDEATSALDTRTEAAIQEALDRVGRDRTVLTIAHRLSTVRNADLVVVLEQGRIVEKGSHEELLELDGRYAALVAAGTTAADAREVALAA, encoded by the coding sequence TTGGACGACTTCTCGACACCGACCCCCGGCCACGGGGGACGTGGACGCGGCTCCGCCGGCGCCCGCCGCGACCCCAGGGACACCGCCCAGCTCGCGGCCCACCCGGTGAGCGGCAGCCGGGTCCTGGCCCTCTTCGCCTCGCACCGCTGGACCATCACCGCGGTGCTCGCGCTCATCATCACCAGCTCGGCCCTCGGGCTGGTCAGCCCGTTCCTGGTCCGCGAGATCGTCGACGTGGCGATCCCCCAGCAGGACGTGCGCCTGCTGCTGATCCTGGTCGGCGCCATGGTCGGCGCGGCCGTCGTCGGCGCGGTGCTGGGCGTCCTGCAGACCTGGCTGAGCACCGCCATGGGCCAGCGGATCATGCACGAGCTGCGCACGGCGCTGTTCACCCACCTGCAGCGCCAGCCGCTCTCCTTCTTCACCCGCACCCGCTCCGGCGAGGTGCAGTCACGCCTGACCCACGACGTCTCCGGGCTCCAGGGAGTGGTCACCTCGACCGCGACCTCGCTCGCCGGGAACGTCGCCACCGTCATCGGCACCCTCGTCGCGATGGTCGCGATGAGCCCGACCCTGGCGCTGCTCTCCCTCGTCGTCATCCCGCCGGCCGTGATCGTGACCAGGTCCGTGGCCCGCCTGCGCCGCGACGCGACCGACAAGCGGCAGAAGGCGCTCGCCGGACTGCACGGGCAGGTCGAGGAGTCGCTGTCGGTCAGCGGCGCCCGGCTGAGCAAGACGCTCGGTGCGGGGGAGCAGCTGGCCGACCGCTTCCACGGCTCCAGCGAGGGGCTGCTCGACCTCGAGGTCGCCGCGCAGATCGCCGGCCGCTGGCGGCAGGCGACGATGGGCATCGTCTTCGCGGTCGTCCCCGCGGCGCTCTACCTGGTCGCCGGGCTGCCGGTCACCGGCGCCGGCATCTCGATCGGCACCCTGATGGCGTTCACCGCCCTCCAGGCCGGCATCTTCCGGCCGGTCATGGGGCTGCTCTCGGTCGGCGTCTCGGTGACGGCGTCGATGGCGCTGTTCAGCCGGATCTTCGAGTACCTCGACCTGCCCGTCGAGGTCGCCGAGCCCGACCCCGCGACGGCGCGTCACCTCGACCCGGCGGCGGCGCGCGGCGAGCTGCGGCTGGAGGGCGTGAGCTACCGCCACCCCGGCGGTGACAGCGACGCGCTCAGCGGCGTCGACCTGACCGTCCCCGCGGGTGCCACCGTCGCCCTCGTCGGCCACACCGGTTCCGGCAAGTCGACCCTGGCCTCGCTGCTCACCCGCCTCGACGACCCGACCCGGGGCCGCGTGACCCTCGACGGCATCGACCTGCGCGACCTGCCCGCACCGGAGCGCGCGGCCGTGGTCGGGGTGGTCTCCCAGGAGACCTACCTGCTGCACGCCACGATTCGGGAGAACCTGCGCTTCGCCAACCCGGACGCGACCGAGGCCCAGATCGAGCAGGCGGCCCGCGACGCCCAGATCCACGAGCTCATCGCCTCGCTGCCGGACGGCTACGACACCGTCGTCGGCGCACGTGGACACCGCTTCTCCGGCGGGGAGCAGCAACGGCTGGCCCTGGCCCGCACACTCCTGCGCGATCCGCTCGTGCTCGTCCTCGACGAGGCCACCAGCGCGCTGGACACCCGCACCGAGGCTGCCATCCAGGAGGCCCTGGACCGGGTCGGCCGGGACCGCACCGTCCTGACCATCGCCCACCGGCTGTCCACCGTGCGCAACGCGGACCTCGTCGTCGTCCTCGAGCAGGGCCGCATCGTGGAGAAGGGCAGCCACGAGGAGCTGCTCGAGCTGGACGGCCGGTATGCCGCGCTCGTCGCCGCCGGGACGACAGCCGCCGACGCCCGGGAGGTGGCGCTGGCCGCCTGA
- a CDS encoding cold-shock protein, translating to MPTGKVRFYDEDKGFGFLSSDEGQDVYVPRSALPEGVGALKRGTRVEFDIAAGRRGDQALHVRLLEPAPSVERGLTLRDRKPAEDMVVVLEDLIALLDGASTSLRKGHYPERRQGAAMAKALRAVADQFEAGS from the coding sequence GTGCCGACCGGCAAGGTCAGGTTCTACGACGAGGACAAGGGCTTCGGCTTCCTGTCCAGCGACGAGGGACAGGACGTCTACGTCCCGCGCTCGGCGCTGCCCGAGGGCGTCGGCGCGCTCAAGCGCGGGACGCGGGTGGAGTTCGACATCGCCGCGGGCCGTCGTGGCGACCAGGCGCTGCACGTGCGGCTGCTCGAGCCGGCCCCGTCGGTGGAGCGCGGGCTGACCCTGCGCGACCGCAAGCCGGCCGAGGACATGGTCGTCGTGCTCGAGGACCTCATCGCGCTGCTCGACGGCGCCTCCACCTCGCTGCGCAAGGGGCACTACCCCGAGCGCCGCCAGGGCGCGGCGATGGCCAAGGCCCTGCGCGCGGTGGCCGACCAGTTCGAGGCGGGCAGCTGA
- a CDS encoding MarR family winged helix-turn-helix transcriptional regulator, with amino-acid sequence MPHSSVPALAHRLRIVCMRVARRVRYEAENTIAPHLFSVLVRLSEQPRTVGELAQIEQVSAPSMSRTVTQLVDSGYVVRSPDEHDGRVVRLTLSDEGQERVRVERAHRDAWMTKRLEDLSAEDRELLRRAADLIEALAAR; translated from the coding sequence GTGCCGCACTCCTCCGTCCCAGCTCTGGCCCACCGGTTGCGCATCGTCTGCATGAGGGTGGCGCGACGGGTCCGCTACGAGGCCGAGAACACCATCGCGCCGCACCTGTTCAGCGTCCTGGTCCGGCTCTCCGAGCAGCCCCGTACGGTCGGCGAGCTCGCCCAGATCGAGCAGGTGAGCGCGCCGAGCATGAGCCGCACGGTGACCCAGCTGGTCGATTCGGGGTATGTCGTGCGCTCGCCCGACGAGCACGACGGTCGGGTGGTGCGTCTCACCCTCTCCGACGAGGGTCAGGAGAGGGTGCGCGTCGAGCGCGCCCATCGGGACGCCTGGATGACCAAGCGTCTGGAGGACCTCAGTGCGGAGGACCGCGAGCTGCTGCGCCGCGCCGCCGACCTCATCGAGGCGCTGGCGGCCCGATGA
- a CDS encoding MFS transporter, with translation MSTVFSALKVRNYRIYATGALISNVGTWMGRVAQDWVVLTELTDHSASALGIVTGLQFLPVVLLTPVAGALSDAFSKRKVMMVSQSLMAVFALTMAVWVMSGHMQLWHMYLLALLSGCAAAIDAPARQAFVSEMVPPDRLTNAVGLNSASFHFGRLMGPGTAGLLIALVGTGPTLVVNSLTFVAVIVALAVMDPTRLEPRPDRTGKGRPKVREGIAYVRRRPDIILILVVAFMHGTFGMNFQITNALMATEIFGKGVEEYGITGSIMAIGSLGGALMAARRERPRWRLLLGSLAAFSFVTLFLALAPTFTIYTILLVPTGLTALTVMVSANAMVQLSVDPAVRGRVMALYMAVFFGGTPIGSPVIGWVGEVFGARWTVLIGTIACGLTAVAAIIYLMKHDNLRLRLRASWLRPVYLQRGRALTEPLPEKVN, from the coding sequence ATGAGCACGGTGTTCAGCGCGCTGAAGGTGCGCAACTACCGCATCTACGCCACCGGCGCCCTCATCTCCAACGTCGGCACCTGGATGGGCAGGGTCGCCCAGGACTGGGTGGTCCTGACCGAGCTGACAGACCACTCCGCCTCCGCGCTCGGCATCGTCACCGGGCTGCAGTTCCTGCCCGTCGTGCTGCTCACCCCGGTCGCCGGGGCGCTGAGCGACGCCTTCTCCAAGCGCAAGGTCATGATGGTCAGCCAGTCGCTGATGGCGGTCTTCGCCCTGACCATGGCCGTGTGGGTGATGTCGGGGCACATGCAGCTGTGGCACATGTACCTGCTCGCGCTGCTCTCCGGGTGCGCCGCCGCCATCGACGCCCCCGCGCGCCAGGCCTTCGTCTCCGAGATGGTGCCGCCGGACCGGCTGACCAACGCTGTCGGCCTCAACAGCGCCTCCTTCCACTTCGGCAGGCTGATGGGCCCCGGCACGGCGGGCCTGCTCATCGCCCTCGTCGGCACCGGGCCCACCCTCGTGGTCAACTCCCTCACCTTCGTCGCGGTCATCGTCGCGCTCGCCGTCATGGACCCGACCAGGCTCGAACCCCGGCCGGACCGGACCGGCAAGGGCCGGCCCAAGGTGAGGGAGGGTATCGCCTACGTGCGTCGCCGCCCCGACATCATCCTCATCCTCGTCGTGGCCTTCATGCACGGCACCTTCGGGATGAACTTCCAGATCACCAACGCGCTGATGGCCACCGAGATCTTCGGCAAGGGGGTGGAGGAGTACGGCATCACCGGGTCGATCATGGCGATCGGCTCCCTCGGCGGCGCGCTCATGGCCGCCCGCCGCGAGCGGCCGAGGTGGCGGCTGCTGCTGGGCTCGCTGGCCGCCTTCTCCTTCGTCACGCTCTTCCTCGCGCTCGCGCCGACGTTCACGATCTACACGATCCTGCTCGTGCCGACCGGGCTCACCGCGCTCACCGTCATGGTCAGCGCCAACGCCATGGTGCAGCTCTCGGTGGACCCGGCGGTCCGCGGTCGGGTGATGGCGCTCTACATGGCGGTCTTCTTCGGCGGCACCCCGATCGGATCGCCCGTCATCGGCTGGGTCGGCGAGGTCTTCGGTGCGCGCTGGACGGTGCTGATCGGCACCATCGCGTGCGGTCTGACCGCCGTCGCTGCGATCATCTACCTGATGAAGCACGACAACCTGCGGCTGCGCCTGCGCGCGAGCTGGCTGCGCCCCGTCTACCTGCAGCGGGGTCGGGCGCTGACCGAGCCGCTGCCGGAGAAGGTGAACTGA
- a CDS encoding DUF2530 domain-containing protein, producing the protein MTDPAAPRRPASPDDVEVPDPGVRTTTLVLWGTLAWLAVLVVLLLAPPLRAGDRSWWVWVPVAGAVGGVLGYGYLRRGRGNARFAD; encoded by the coding sequence ATGACCGACCCCGCCGCCCCGCGCCGCCCGGCGAGTCCTGACGACGTCGAGGTGCCCGACCCCGGGGTGCGCACGACCACGCTCGTGCTGTGGGGGACCCTCGCCTGGCTGGCGGTGCTCGTGGTGCTGCTGCTGGCTCCCCCGCTGCGCGCCGGCGACCGCTCGTGGTGGGTGTGGGTGCCGGTCGCCGGGGCGGTCGGGGGCGTGCTCGGCTACGGCTACCTGCGCCGGGGTCGGGGCAACGCGCGGTTCGCCGACTGA